From Branchiostoma floridae strain S238N-H82 chromosome 5, Bfl_VNyyK, whole genome shotgun sequence:
CCATGCGCGACACCCCCGGCGTGGACGATAACGGGTCCGGGCTGGCCGCCCTGCTGGAGTCGGCCCGCCTCATCACCTCACAGCCCTGTCTGCAGGACTACACCGTCGTCTTCACGGCTTTCGATCTGGAGGAGTGGGAACTCGGTAAGGACATTCAAACTTCATTTTACGTCAATGAAGGGTAGACATCGAGGGAATACGCCAACTAGCAATTGCTCAAGCCACTGGATATGAAACGGTCAAACGATCCAGATAACATCCGTAGTCTCTGTGTCATTGACGGAAGATAACGGACGTtatctatccgaaacgtcttgccatttccaaaatcatatcctgatgcttgagtaattgctattagGCGTATCTCATCACCTATATGTCGTACCATAGCATCTGAAGACGTAAATCGCTATTATGCTCAAGACAAAGGCTAGACATAGGAATTGACCTATGGAAAAAAATCGTTTTACATCTAGATTTATTTGGCCTCTTGACGGTTTCCCTCGATACTGCATCAGAACATCCgtttgtaagtgtgtgtgtttttctgtaaCCACAGCTACCGCCGCGGGTTCGGCCTGTAACAGCCTGGGCTGCGGCAGCCGGGAGTTCGTGAACACTATCCTCCTGCCGTACCTCGCTCAGACAGGCGTGGAACCTGACGACTTCATGGGCGCCGTCGTCATGGATACCATCATGAACTACAACAGCAGCCGAGAGGCTCAGGTCATCCCAGGGGGGCAGATTTTCGGAATGGTGAGCAttagggcctaggaaaaaatgacaaaggtcaaagttggTCTTGGGTGGTCAGTCCTGGTGTgtgactgcagcagaacgtcctttttaaaattcttttagACAGGAGGTGCTATAGTTTTTATATTTTGATGACAAAAATGAACTATAACAACAGCCAAGGGACACAGGTCATcccagggggagggggcagatttTCGGAATGGTGAGCGCTTGTCGTTGTCCAACAAGGAGCCAACCCgcgtttgatatctcgagttatgGACATGCTGTGTTCATGGTTTTTGAGTGCTAGGTAGCTCGTGGGGTCGAGAGTACGTTTTGTAGATTTGGGCTCCTtagtggcttgttttggaactgcaggggctggtTAGGTGCCAGAGTTTGAAAATCAAAAAGggattgacggatcgtcatgattctTTTTCTATCATAGTAATATACTAAACTATCATCTGTACAATTTGTTCTTGCCATAGTTAGGGtattaaaaaaaaccttttttttcagatctcttcagtgtcactgacgaaaggagGTCATCGACGTGTTGTCTATACGTCATGTTTATCTTTTTATCTGAAacgtcctttttttttcttctcccttATCTGGACACAGGTGCCAGAGTTGGCCAACGCGTATGCTAGCATCTCTAACGGAGGTTTCCGCAAGCATCCCAGCCGAGCCCCGATTCGAAAATGGAACCTACGCCTACCAACTGGATGTATAatataaccttcatcgacgttttGTCCATACATGTTTATCTTTTATTCCTTATCTTTATTCTTCTGCTCCCTGGATACATACAGGCGCCAGGATTGACCCAGGCGTACGCCAGCATCTCTAACGGAGAGTTCCGGGGAGATTTCCTCGCCACCATCTCCCGAGAGCCGGACGACTTCCCGCTCCTCAACACGTTCAACAAGCGGTGGGCGGGACTGGACAACCCGCAGtacaaaacacatgtaaatataaacaaacagacataatgACAATGAAAAACGGTTGCCCCTTTTTACTGTATGGATGACAGGACGTATATTACTGAGAGGTCACACCGACCATCATCGATCCATTGTAATTTCTAGTGAATACATGATCATGGACCTTGAAAGTGCATTGCAGACCCCAGACAGTTTACCAACATTGATCGATTTAAGGGGGCTCATGCAGATTTCCTGAAGATTAAGAGAAAGTTTTTTTACCAAGTGCCATATGACCTACATTGtaataaaacaatacaaactATGTGTGCAATGGTTAATCTTTGCATTGTTGTCTTGAAGCTTCAAGCTGTCTCTCTTAAGctcctccctctctctctttaaTGAATaagaataaatagataaacaaactcTAGGATTTTTCCCTCACCACAGTCCCTGCAGATTCCCATCAGCGACGTTGTGAACGATCTGCCCGCGAACCCCTACGCGCAAGTCTACCAGGCGCTCATCCGAGGGGACTTCTACAACTTCTGGGCGGGCAACTACAACCTCACGGCCATGTTTCTGACAGACACAGGTACGTATACCTTTGGATATGGACATTTTACAATTGTTAATCTTTAGACTGAAAAGCTCTCTCTCCCTCTACTGTCGGATGTGCGTGTGCGTGGGTGGGTGTCTGCGTgcgcatgtatgtgtgtatgcgtgcgtACGTACCAGTTTACGCGCTTGTTTTCAAGACAAGGCGACAGTATGTCCAGAATAAGACACAAAAGCCTATTGCAGCACCAATGCGAGTCGCCAGGGGTTGCATAATCAAACCATTGCCCATCTCCTTAGAGATACATATCCACTAACTGCTGACAAAAGTAGTAAAAATTGATAAATACAGTGTCTCCCTTTCCTTCAACAGAATAAGCCAAACCCAGCCAGTCTAGAAgtagtcaacactagtatttcAGTAGTCCCTATACGTACTATTATTTTAAGGCACATACCTTGAATACTCACATGTTGTGTCTGTTTGACTATACCCTGTGTCAGGTGACCTGCGCGGCGGCATGCAGAGCTGTTACCACCACGGCTGTGACGACATGTCCAGGGTCACTCCGGAGAGACTCAGCTTCCTCAAGAAAACAACGGACGCTGTCTCTGGGATGCTGTGGGAACTCGCCAATGGCCCCACGTGCAGAGGTACCCCGTTTCCTTACTCCTAGTCTCTACAAGGCTTCATAACTTACTTGAAAATATGAGAAATTGGCCAAAAGAagagataacatgccagaggagttacaGTATGTAGCCTAGGGATATTGTACCCCAGACCGCAGAACAGAATATCGAATCATATTATCGGCGTAACACtaataaaaacaacatcagCATAGAACACATCTCTAATACAGACTTTAATTGCTGTCATACCTTGCATTTGGTAATCATGCCAAACTGGGAAGTTACATTCATCCCGCAAGTCTCGATTTCTACCTAAACCCAGGAACCGCAGTTCCCCAAGACTTCAAGACAGGTCTGCGCATGACAGGAAACCTGGTGCTTCCCTACGCGCCAAACGACTTCCGCTTTACGGTGACGTCATATAACACAGACGAAGTCGTCATGGCAACGTTCTCTAACGACACCTTGACACTCAGCCTCGCAGGTAAACGATGTACTTATAAGTGGATTGATCACAGTCTCTCGCAGTTACTGGGGGTATAACAGATTTTACTTTATGCAATTCATGCAATTATTGGCAGGAGGTGGTGGTGTGTTGCTATGCAGCAGGTCACTTAAAATAGACTGGGAATTAGGTTTTACGtcttctatatacatgtattctattTCAACGAAGACATCATTTAGCATAAATaatttatatatacattatttttcaACATATGAACTTATTATGAAAATAACGTCTAAAAGAGacttttgattgacaggtcgGTTCGACCACGAGACCCTCCAGTTGACCTTTCGCCTGTCCGAGCCAACCAAAGCGTTTCCGGGTCAAATCGATCCGCTACAGACCATGGCATGGGTCATGTCCGGTCAGGTCAGTGTGACGTCATATATGTAAGCCATCTTTAAGTGTTGGAATATGAGTGATAAGCCGGTTCGAGGTTTGAACTGCGCATGTACACTGCGCTTCATTGAGAGTAATACGTCAAATTTGAACGCCCCGTAGACACAAAAGCATTAACGAGCATGGTCTAGACAAGATAAGATACCCTTTTACAAGTGAAGGGCCTTAACCTTTAACCTGACGCAAGCGCAGTGCAAACCGCACACAGGTTTATTTTCATGAGACTGTGTAGTCTCTTTTAGAGCAAATGTGCCAGACAtttatgttttttctttgtaatCGATTTTCACCTATTTTCGTTTTCCTTATCATGAAATAGCTGATGACCGTGGAAGGGAGCCTCGTCTACACTGGGCAGGTGCAGGGTCTCTTCGGGCCGCAGGGAGGCGCTGTGTCCTTTGCGTTCCTCAGTTCAGGTAGGCTGGAACCACAAGGTAAAATTTACACAGGGCTGAGACCATAAACAACAAGAAGTCATGATCACTTGCATCTACGATTGTTGAAAGATTTTGGAGAGATCGATATGCGATCCAGAAAGCGTTGTAAAAATCATTGGTCCAGGAATACCTTGGATATCATTATGTCAGTAAAGTCATTAAGAGTTGGAAGCCCCCAAGGATCATTGAGCCTCAACTGAGAGAACACTGATAAAGTGTAACAAGTTCATCGTTTGGACTCCCCTCTGATAGCTGCAAGTTTACCGTTAAAGTTTCATTTCAGTTTACAAGGTCTAAATATCCTATATATTGACTATATATTGTCATATTGAATTATTTGTACACAGTGATATTATCTAGTTCTAATTGAGCTAAGTGAATTGCTTTCGAAGAGGAGTCCTTTTCTCATCTTCCCTTATGATTATTTACACATTTGACATATTTTGAGAAAGATTTATACTGTTCATCTTTCTTCCTTACGTGTAAACGTTTTCTTAAAGCAAATGACGGCACAGGCGTGTCCACCCTGTCTATAATCCTTTTCGTGTCGTCTGGAGTTCTGTTCTTGCTGGCCATCGCCTTGTATGCTTACACTATCTGCAAGACGTGAGTACGCTTTCAAAATCTACGAaaggtgatcaataagttctcacaAACACCAAGAAATGAGTGGCACATTACAAACTTCTGGTCATAACTTCTATAacgtcttttatcaatatccattaaatttcaaatcattgtgatcattactttccagTCAACGTTCTTTTAGAACAGTAAGTAAGTGTTAAGAAACCAATTCAGAGTTGACTGTGATCAGAGCAGAAGACATTACAAAAATGTTTCATGAGGGTGCCCTTGTATTTGAACTATAACTGACGTAGATATCCACAAAGGGTGTCCTTTATTGTCCTATGCCCCGATATTTGAGTTGTGCCATTTGTTTCTGGACGAGGCCACAACGTCATTGATCGTTGACTCTGGGAGAATAAAGCAAATTAAAATAAATCCGGGTAAACAACCTggaattatgatgatgatgaggcgTATGTTGTGGAACCAGTACCCCAAATGTCACACGATCTTACAGTATACGTCAGCTTAAATCAACATAATTTCATCTTTTGTCTTCTTATTTCTGCAGGCGAAAAGTGGACGAACCTTTCAGCCAGGACCAGCCTATATAACGCATGCGCGAACTCCAGTAGAACACGGAGTGGTGGAAAGAGACAAAGCGACGCATTGAAAAtctaaaattttgtattttctaaCGTGGAATTTTATTGAGAATCTCCGTTCGATATTTATTGATTTATATTATACGTTTCTCTCTTTAACCAAGTAGAATATTCAGGATAAGATACTTTTGAAAAAGCCACTTTTTGAAGTGCTGTGTTACGTTTTTATACGTTATGACTATTGATTCATGATGTAGACAATTTGTTGGAAATGCGAGTAAACCAAATGATCACATAGATCAAAAGATGCTGTAGATTTCTGTCTGGCCTATTTCAACGAGTGAACGGCAAACGCATAAACACGTTTGATTCACTTTGTATCAAATTGCTGTATGTGACGAACGTAACATTCACACATATGATATACTTAGTAGTAGAGAACTATTCAAATCAGTAAAGATCATTTCCATCATGCTCCAACTTCTCATCAACGAAACACTTCTTTATTCTCAGTTGTACTTGCATTGACGGCTTTCATACAATCCATATGCATAGAGCCACGGACATTGAGAGTTACAGGGAATACAATAGATGCTATATGTTCATTTAAGAGCAGCGATAATAACATCTCAAGATATCTATTTACATCCACAACATCTATTATGGTAAGCACGGATAATTTCGTCGttgtaacatttttctattgtgattaATACATCATTGTGTTCGAGCAGCAAGGAAGACTCATTAAAGACTGAACTAGATTGCTGAAACTTTTCTTCATCAGCGTTctactttcctttcctttgttTACCGCATACGTACTGAATATATTAGTTACAATACCattaatatatatgtacataatttgATAAAGCCATAGTCCTGTTTTACTTTTACAACTTCCTGTTTGTAAACTCCATCTGCTTAATGTTTGCAGTCCACGAGCAATATCTGTTTATGATAACATATTAATATGTATTATATACATTTGGACATAATACATCTAATCTAGTAGTGCTGAACACTCAACATGAGTGCTCTTACGGCATTTGCGTAgcgtgcatttcgcatcgatgTCACATCCCTAATATGTAGCCGATTTATACACTTACTTCATGTATCTTAGTGGACATCTTTGAACCATTGGACACTGATGAGTATTCTAAGACACACCAACTTTCTTAGACTTAGATATCTATAGATATACTGACATCATGTTGCTTCCAAATTCATAACATCATAAGGCATAAAGGTTTTTTCTGTGTCTAAACTGGGCTCTCCGTATACATGCCACTCTTAATATCTTGCTTTTTTCGATTCTATGTAGAAAAGTAGAACTAACTTAGAGGCAGACTCAGTATAATTAAGTTCATTTACCTACCTCGATCGCTGTACACATTCTCCTGAGCAGGTTCGGAAAAAGTAGATACCCTGTATCTAAACTGGATCAATTCTGCCTTAAGCCAGTTGTACCTACTAAAAGCGTGTCTTCGCAAAATCTGTTTTCACGGAAATGATGATCCTTTGCCACCATTGAAAATCTGACAATTTATCATTAATTTCTATATAGCAGCCTTTGTCTCTAACCTTATCCACAATGCCATGCGGAGCGGGAACAACAAGGTAGCTCATAACATTAGTTTATGACACACTTTCTCTTAGTTTAGTTTTGTACATCCTTTCCCCGTTTTTCTTCATTCTGCCTTGGAGGTACTTTTGCACCGATGTAGTGCAATACGTTTAGGTTACCAGTGAATTCAAGTAGCCAATTTCAAAAAGatatacaaacaagcaaaaacatgtttgaaaattgcCTTAGTTACAATATACTGAAAGTTTAAATCTACTGAATGGTCCGTATAATGTTGTCATTTAATAAAAGAGGAACATGACGATGTAGTACTGCAAAACATTGTTTCTAAAGAGCTTCAGCTCTTGGATGCAACGCTTTTTCTAACGAATAATCAATTTGATAATAAAGGCATACAATATTTCTAAGACGTTCGTCATGACCCTGACTTGGGTTCGGTGGATATTGGGGACTTGGGCAGACTCGCCAGCTCGACCGTATCGTCCATGACAGTGTAGTAGGACGTCGGGCCCTTGTTCAGGAGAGTGTCACGCTTGGAGCAGCACCACCGGCACCACCAGTACGGTTGAGAGTTCGACTCTGAAAACAACAGAGAGCGTCACATGGATGAAATAGtactcatcatcattatcattatcattgtcatcatcaatACCCCTAATATGACCCTACCAGGGGCTGAGTACGGCAGGCAGACCTCCAGCCTGGCATTGAAAGAATCAACGGTGGGAATAAATGGGGGATGGCACAGTGGAAAACGGGACGCCAAGTCCCTATCAGACACTTTTTCCTGATGAAAACGTCTTTTGATCGATATTTCCGAGGAGTTACCCGGCCATAGAGGTACACCATGAGTGCAAGTAATAACTCCTTGGAAATCTAATTCGCCTGGAAAATCattcaaccttttttttgtcCAATTCCCACAATGATTGCAGCATCCTCAAGACTTGGTTGGGACTTTTGCTGAATTTAGGTCCAGCCTTAACACACCAAACGGTTACGTCACTTCTTTCGGCTATAACTTTGCGTTCATCATAACATTAGCAATCTACATacaaatgtgtgttttgttttagtgTTCAAACGTTACTTCGTCTAGTGGCGACAAGAAAACATGCCGTTGGCTTAAGTCTGTCGCCATTAATTTTGATAATAGTAATAGACGATATAGAGTTCAAACTCACGTTTTTGAGTTGTGCTGGAGACAGAGGCGTAGAACCAGAGTGTGCAGAAGACAATCATGCCTAGCGCGGCCACCACACAACAGGACACGACGAAACTCGGCGGGCCGTACCATACAAACAACTGGAGGGGGAAGGGGAAAACGTCAGAATCTGCAGTACTTTTACGGACAATGATCATGGTCGTGAATAAAGcacaaaatttaaaagaaaaaaaatgttgggaaATCAGACACTCATGTGTAAATGGGtgcctagcttcagttagggacgTTCTCTCCGATACGACGCTAAGTTCTGTGATTGAGACAATCCACATCTCCAACATTTCAAGACCCgaccacacttatcaataagGGTGTGAGTGGATCTGTTCTTAAGCAGCTTGTACCCAACGTACAACACTAATCCATTACGTCTTAAGGTGGTTTGCAGGTCGTGcgatgcaaacaaacaaacaaaaaacaaacaaacaaaaaacacccACCCTCCCCACCAGCACAGGCAGCACCATCTCGCCCGTTGCGGCCCCGATGACCAGCGCACTGGTGATCCCGCCCGTCACGCGCACGTTCCGCTCAGCCATCGCGATGGACGACGGGTAAATACTGCTCAGGAAGAAGCCAAAGGTCATGGCGCCTGCGTATAATGCCATGGGACTGTGGGGCATGCCCTGGATcaccaagatggccgccaaacAACCGACCTGAACATGGAataggaaaaaaaggaaattgacAAAATATAGTAAGCAAAGGTTTATATTGAAAGATTGATTTCATGTATTTATGTGTCCACATCTATCTTAAGCAACGACAATCTCAAGGCCATGTTAGACAGCGGTCTTCAAGCTTCAacctctctgtctttctctctctctgactcTCATCCCACTCTCCCTCTCTCCAGTTCTATCTCTCACAGCTTCCAAAGCAGACACGCTTGTTGCTATCATTCATCATGCAACTGTAGCAGCACCAGAGACATCTCAGGTGCAATCCAGCGCTCTTACGCCTCTAAGTCACATGTTATATTAACTTCCTTAGGTTCCAACACACCTACGATTATGGTTAAGGTTAGGACTGGGATGTCGGAACATAGTGACGCAACCCAAAAACATGCAAATATCTATCAGTCCTGTTTCCACTTACCAGGTTGCACATGAGCATGGCCGGGGGCTGCAGCTTGGTGGCGATGGGGATGGAGACGAGTCTGCCCAGCGCTAGGCTGCCCCAGAACGCGCCGGtcaggttagggttagggtaagtaGGATTATGGTTAGGGACTTAGGGTTAGAAGGTTAGGGCTAGGGGAAGTTTCCACCTACCAGGTTACACATGAGCATGGCCGGGGGCTGCAGCTTGGTGGCGATGGGGATGGAGACGAGTCTGCCCAGCGCCAGACTGCCCCAGAACGCGCCGGTCAAGttacggttagggttaagggttagggttaagggttAGGTTTAAGGGAAGTTTCCACCTACCAGGTTACACATGAGCATGGCCGGGGGCTGCAGCTTGGTGGCGATGGGGATGGAGACGAGCCTGCCCAGCGCCAGACTGCCCCAGAACGCGCCGGTCaggttacggttagggttaagggttagggttaagggttAGGTTTAAGGGAAGTTTCCACCTACCAGGTTACACATGAGCATGGCCGGGGGCTGCAGCTTGGTGGCGATGGGGATGGAGACGAGCCTGCCCAGCGCCAGGCTGCCCCAGAACGCGCCGGTCAGGTACGCGGCGTACCGCGAGCCCAGGTCCACCTTACTGATCACGGCGTACGCGTAGATCCAGCCTGCAAAGGCGGCCTGGGGAAACAGGGGAGGTTGATTAGTATATATGGCCTAATGGTAGAGTATAGATTTCCCAAAGGTCATACGGTCCATGTCTCTCTTCAGATCCAGCCTGCAAATGCGGCCTGGGGAAACACAGGAGGTTGGGAAACAttagaggcgagtagaaacagtctgcTGACTACTGGGATCCGAACCCGGCCCGCCAGCGTCTAACCCAACGCCATTGCAGGTTGACCAAAAGGTTCCGATCAGTTTGACTGGTCAGCTATTGGCGCTttaaccccactgttacagttgaTTATGACAGAGTCTATAGGAAAAGGTAGACTTCTTATCAAAATACCTCGAGCTCTTAAGGTTGATTGTAGTGTCAGTTTGCTTCATCAGAATGCGACATACAGCCGAATCATTAAGTCCTGATGTAGAATTAGTCTTGATCAATACAATAATGCTGCGATCATCATGCTACAGGAAATCTGAACAATGCTGAGGAAGTGAAGACTATAACGTATCGCAAATATCGTTCAGGATCTTAGTCTATTATCTATCCTGATAACTTTGGATCTAGATCCGGTTCGCGTCTTTGTTCGTTTCCCTGCCAAATGTTCTGCCAAAAAAAATCGACCAGAGATGCGGactggagctagaataggatggatgcatggcaataaaaatgtgtgTAACCGCGGCAAAACACTCACCTGTATGCCGTCGAACAGGAACAGCAGTGTTGCCGTTAACATCGTGACGACAACTGTTCTCAACTTGCTGGCAGGGATCTCCTTTTTCTCATCACCTGAGGGAAGAGATACGTCATACATCGTAGAAAGAAAACTCATTTGTGTTTGTagaattttttcttttttatctttatcaGTCCAAAATCATTTCATTCAACATAAAAACCACTCAACAAGTTCATAATTTTTACATATACATCACACATCTATCCTCCCTTAACCCTGACGCCGGACTATGTCGACTTCTAGACACCTTTGACCTCTCAACTCATGACGCCACGTTTCCGAAAGGTTAATGACGTGACGTAAAAACGTGAGAGCGCCAGATATCACCAAGTAAGCTCTAAGCGAGAGAATTACCAGATCCTACAACCCTTCATAGCTTTTGATTGCCACCACTTATGTCCTTTGTGATTTCTTATGTTGTAAATGTGCAACTGTGAAGCTCCAGCCCCCACAACACCTTGTTTTAATGATCATGGTTACAAGCGGACTACTTTTCTTTCATACCCGAAGCACCTTAGTCTTTGTGCCACGGGTATTTAGAACCGGTTTACCTATCAACGTTCCAGATTCATCCGCCCCTTCATGTTCACGTTCATTTTCATGTTCCGCTTCCACTAAAAGCCGAAAAATTTCATCAACAATTGTGATATTGAATGTCGTTGTCAAGCTGTGAAAGCAGGAATGCCATCTTCCAGATAATCAAAACTGTCCATTAGACCATTAGTAGGGCCCGGGGGCAGATTAAACCCGGTTTATGTGGACTGGGAGTCATTgtggacaggattcttaatgtttGTATCAATAGAAAAAATACCCACCAGAAAGACCCTGTATGGAGTTAGTCGATCTCGtgtacaggtttaactgtaaaTTACTTAAACCATAACGTAACAATGCAAGTCtcccctatgtggcagagaattCAATTTTCATACTGGACCGAGGCTTTAGGGCTTATatgaattaggattttaccatggtcaatactgGACGAAGGATGCCatttataatgataatatcTTTATTACATGCTCATGTCCGTATGCtaaatgcaaaaatgaataCACCAAATGGAAAATGATCGAAGATATCATGCATTTCTATAGGAAACATCATAGTACTGTCGTTAATTGCTGCATCTAATATCTTCTTGTCTCTTTAATTTTTGAAACACACTGAGATATTTTTCCATTATGCGTTAATTATATGCTCATTCGTGCATGACATAAAGTGTTTAAAGGTATCCTGTTTAGATATTTTATAAGTATTGTTGCGTGAGAGTTTTAGAACCCCCTTTTAATACAATAACTTCTTATCTCTTGTGACTCACCGATGTCCTCGTACCCCCTCTTAGACTTCATGATGTCCTCCTTCACACCCTCCCGCAGCAGCAGCTTCCCGCGATGCTTCCCGTCGTTCCGCTGGTGGATCAACAGCAACATGATCGCGAAGGCAATCGGAATCTGCAAAAGGAACGGCggcataaaataaaataattaaGGGGAAATGATACCATAGCGACACGAACTTCAACCAATTTGtttcattattttcaattttttacatTTGGTCATGAATGTCATAACGTAAGTGTTCAACTAAGTCTTTAAACCTGAAGATCCCATCAACACTTGTGTGACAAAACTATTTCAGGGTCAAAAGGTGACCTTACCAAATTGCCATATATACCTACAGCCCTCGTCAGGTAGAGTGAACCACACTTTCCAGCACGTAACCTTCTGGACACGTGATCTCACGTGGCCTTCTGGGCACGTGACTTCGGCAAATTGACAGGCGTACTAGGAGGCCCTAAGAAGACCTTACAATGTTGCATCCAAGAGCCTAGTCTTACAACAACATTTCAGGCGACCCTTAAGTATAATAAACGGCTTACGTTTAAGCTGGCCATAATCCAGAAGGCGTATCGCACTTCCGTCTTGTGTATGGCTTCATCCAGGGACTCCGCCTTGGTGACGTTGTTCATCCCCGTGGGGTCAACGCCCTCGGACGGCATGAGGTCCCGGATGAAGGAGTCGTTGGAGTAGGTGACGTTGAGGAACGTGTCGCAGTCCTGGTCCAGGATGAAGGGCTCGGCAACCATCGGGCTGATGAAGGCGCCCAGACCGTAACAAAAATGCAAGGCCTGGAGTAGGAAGAAGAATGTGGATGAAGATTGGCATTCATGTAATAAGATTTACAAGAtaccagttactcaagcaactggacagaATTTGCAAACCATCAGATGATCAGATTTAGATGACATGcactatctttctttctttagttACGGAGAGAGAAAACGACGTTCTGGTGAAAATAGCCTAATATAAGTAGAGTGTACTATTCCTTGCCGCATGGGGGCGTTACAGCAAGGCTGCGGTACAAAACGTGACTGAGTCTGTATGTCCATTAATAATCTATTCTATGACTGAAAGCTATCATTAGACCTTTAGCCGTTTGAAAGGGTGATGTACGTTAAAAGTAAGATTTTGTAGAGTTACAGTATTTTTCTTGTCGAGACCTTAAAAGAATAGACAAGTTTAGGAAAATAAGTCATCTTGTTTGAGCTAAATGTCGGAAGAAATACAACTGTCTGAGATTGAATCAGAGGTCTCACACATCCGAGTGAGAGAATCTAAGTCTAAGTAAATCTACCAAGTTGTAGCTGCAGCGACAATTAAATAATGCGGACGTACCTGCAGGAAAGGCGAAACCTGCAAGGAGACAACAAAGGACGGGTTAACACCAATTTGGGAAAAGTGAGATTGATAGTATAAGATATTTAATTCAGAATTACTCCATACACAAGTTATAGAATGACAACCAAACCGAACGACAATTGTATTTTGTCGGTTGCCTATTTGAAAAC
This genomic window contains:
- the LOC118416304 gene encoding aminopeptidase S-like — protein: MTAMFRTAFCAMIALVSALAASQSSTTANLEALLRDHFSTNRHHVTSLPGKTAARDFIYDTWRVYGMQVFLHNFQTTNRQYTGANVVGLWPGRFTGTSGDRPVLLSAHYDTMRDTPGVDDNGSGLAALLESARLITSQPCLQDYTVVFTAFDLEEWELATAAGSACNSLGCGSREFVNTILLPYLAQTGVEPDDFMGAVVMDTIMNYNSSREAQVIPGGQIFGMAPGLTQAYASISNGEFRGDFLATISREPDDFPLLNTFNKRWAGLDNPQYKTHSLQIPISDVVNDLPANPYAQVYQALIRGDFYNFWAGNYNLTAMFLTDTGDLRGGMQSCYHHGCDDMSRVTPERLSFLKKTTDAVSGMLWELANGPTCRGTAVPQDFKTGLRMTGNLVLPYAPNDFRFTVTSYNTDEVVMATFSNDTLTLSLAGRFDHETLQLTFRLSEPTKAFPGQIDPLQTMAWVMSGQLMTVEGSLVYTGQVQGLFGPQGGAVSFAFLSSANDGTGVSTLSIILFVSSGVLFLLAIALYAYTICKTRKVDEPFSQDQPI
- the LOC118416305 gene encoding major facilitator superfamily domain-containing protein 4A-like, with the protein product MENGSALPRSEGEDAPVSAGHVAHPPAKQNGNVAKKSNGKKKPEEKKKKEETTPTKTVRLKDNWQSTFTYCSVFLSFGTCVAFLGPTLLDLGCLTRSSLGDMTWAFFAQSLSLLVGSTFGGLLVERFSGNPTLLVAVVTVGVTLSVIPLCRTLWILTMVLAIMGVAMGCIDTVANVQLIRIYSHDVSPFLQALHFCYGLGAFISPMVAEPFILDQDCDTFLNVTYSNDSFIRDLMPSEGVDPTGMNNVTKAESLDEAIHKTEVRYAFWIMASLNIPIAFAIMLLLIHQRNDGKHRGKLLLREGVKEDIMKSKRGYEDIVEAEHENEREHEGADESGTLIGDEKKEIPASKLRTVVVTMLTATLLFLFDGIQAAFAGWIYAYAVISKVDLGSRYAAYLTGAFWGSLALGRLVSIPIATKLQPPAMLMCNLVGGNFPYLALGRLVSIPIATKLQPPAMLMFPNHNPTYPNPNLTGAFWGSLALGRLVSIPIATKLQPPAMLMCNLVGCLAAILVIQGMPHSPMALYAGAMTFGFFLSSIYPSSIAMAERNVRVTGGITSALVIGAATGEMVLPVLVGRLFVWYGPPSFVVSCCVVAALGMIVFCTLWFYASVSSTTQKQSNSQPYWWCRWCCSKRDTLLNKGPTSYYTVMDDTVELASLPKSPISTEPKSGS